TTATAGAAGCCAAATATGCATAGAAGGAAAGATAAAAAGATGGATCATTAAAAAAGTGGAAATGGTGATAAGGTGCTTTAATGATGGCTGTAATTTATACCATGTCTTGGATCCTGTTTTGTTAGCTTTGTGATGCATTGGAAATTTGATGTTTTTTTTCTGATGTCGAATTGTATACCCTGAAATTTTTTGGACTTACGGTTTTTTTGCCATTTAATGTACCTCAATGTGCCTATTGCATGTTTTAGGGAGTGACAAATTTACGTTGATGTGGTTTCGGGGGTTGCAGGTATATGGGAGCATTCAGAGAGTGAAGGGCACGATGACTTTGGGCTTCTAGTGACCGAGAAGGCACGGAAGTACGCAATAGTGAAAGAGCTGGAGGAGCCTGTGAATCTCAGGGATGGAACCACTGTGCTTCAGTACGAGGCTCGCTTCCAGAATGGACTTGAATGTGGTGGTGCATACCTGAAATACCTTAGACCTCAGGAAGCTGGGTGGAAGCCTAAGGAATTTGACAATGGATCCCCTTACTCTATCATGTTTGGCCCTGACATGTGTGGATTAACAAACAAGGTGCACTTTATCCTGAAGCAGAAGAATCCTAAATCTGGGGAATATGTTGAACATCATCTTATTGACCCACCGCGCGTCCCATCTGACAAGCTTTCTCATGTCTATACTGCCATCTTGAAGCCTGACAATGAGATTAGCATTCTGATTGATGGAGAGGTGAAGAAGAAGGGAAACTTCCTCTCAGCTCAAGATTTTGATCCTCCAATTATCGCTGCCAAGACTATTCCTGACCCAAATGAAAAGAAACCCGAGGACTGGGACGATAGAGTCAGAATTCCTGATCCTAATGCTGTGAAGCCTGATGATTGGGATGAAAATGCACCCATGGAAATTGAAGATATGGAGGCTGTGAAACCGGAAGGATGGTTAGACGATGAGCCTGAAGAGATAGATGATCCTGAGGCAACCAAGCCAGAAGATTGGGATGATGAAGAGGATGGTGTATGGGAAGCCCCCAAAATTGACAACCCAAAGTGTCAGACAGCTCCTGGTTGTGGTGAATGGAAGAGACCGATGAAGAGGAACCCAGCTTTTAAAGGAATATGGAATCCTCCTCTAGTCGACAACCCCAATTACAAGGGTATTTGGAAGCCTCGGGACATCCCAAACCCTAACTACTTCGAGCTTGACAAGCCTTACTTTGACCCTATCGCTGCAATTGGTATCGAGATTTGGACAATGCAAGAAGGTATATTGTTTGACAATATTTTGATAGCCAAAGACGAGAATGTTGCTAAGTCATACCGGGACACCACATGGAAACCGAAGTTTGTGGTTGAGAAGGAAAAACAGAAGGCGGAGGAAGAAGCTGCAGGTTCGGATGATCTCGGTGGCTTCCAGGTAAATGCTCTTGCATGCTTACTTATTTTGGTGATTCACTCTTTTATACCATATAACTAAACATTCTCCATACCTCTGCTGCAGAAGGTGGTCTTCGATGTCCTATACAAGTTTGCTGATATTCCTTTCTTAAGCAAATATAAGCTCCAAATTCTTGTAAGTTCCTTTAGTGTCCTTTTTCATATGCAGATTATTGTTTCATTGGTGGATTTCATCAAAAActtgagtttttttttctttcttgtaGGACTTCATTGAGAAGGGTGAGAAACAACCCAACCTCACCATTGGTGTCCTGGTCTCCATTGTGGTGGTTATCTTGACAGCTATCTTCATGCTCATTTTTAGTGGGAAGAAACAAGTGAGTATTTCCTGACTGGTAACCGTGTTTTCGTGTTTGAATAACTGATTGGATAAAACTATGCGCAGCAGCCAAGAGTAGAGAAGAAAACAGAGGTGGCTGCTGATACATCAAATGATCAAGGAAGCAGTGGAGAAAAGCCAGCTGAAGAGgaaaaggaggaggaaaaggagAATGAAACTGGTGGTGCTGCTCCCCGCCAAAGGAGGCGTGACACTTGAAAGCTTGGCTTGGCTGGTGATTATCAGTTTCACTTTTGCgcagttttttttgtttttatttttgcgGTTTAGGTGTTTCCGTAGCTGAAACATTTTTGGtaattgttgatttttgagtttcACTTCTGAATGTTTTTGatgtatgaatgaatgaaaggaaaattgtaAATGAGACGTTTTTTTTTCCTGCCCAAGTAGACCGGCGGTTTATGATGTGCCTGTTAAACCAAAGCATGGCTTTTATTCAATCCACTTCAATCATTAACACCTGAAAACCCAGTGAGGACTCCATGGGTTTTTTACTAAACTaggacaaaaaaaataaaaaaatttcaaaataatacaaatgaaaaactatgtaccaaaatggtacatttGGGGTGGTGCCGCCTATGACAGAGGCATGACCACCCCATGTCCAATCAAAAATTATTGTTGTTGTCTGTTAAATTGCGGCACGGGATTGaaatgtaataatataatatattcagGGACCTATTATGTAATTGTTTTATTTAGAATGACAGCTGAAAAAAAGGAATAAGGGTGCCGCAATTTAACAGACAGCAACAGTAATTTTTTATTGGACATGGGGTGATCATATTTTTACCATAGGCGACACCACTTCaaatgtaccattttggtacataatttttcatttgtattattttgaattttttctttttttgtcctAGTTTAGTAAAAAACCTTGACTCCGTTAAATATCCACAAGAATTTTTGATCTGacaaaattttttattgaaattctttttttaatttactgattttttaaaaatataaaacaaaaataatattaaaagatattATAATATGATTGGTTTGTTGGAATTAAATATAATTGTAATAGAATAGAATAATAGAAATATTGTTCGAATGGAACACGATTGTTGTATtagaaaatttgaattttgaaaaaaatttaatatttatttaagaaattaaattttaatatatatattctaaATTAAATACgttattcttttaatatttttaaaatttaatctatatcaatttgcttattttttaaaaataaattgataaattatgttttttaGAATAAACAATCTTttgttaataaaaatattaaaaattttaaacttgctttttaataaaaattaaaaattaacaaaatttaaattttatttaataataatttcaaaatctaGCATCACATTCTTAATCACCTCTTCAAAGTGATTGGTACAATTAACATTTTTCCTAGTAATTTTCCTTTTTTGGTAATATTTTCCAAGTATTTTTCCGTGTATATAAAACCAAATCTGATTTAATATTTTACTGTAGACTGATtaatatttaacatttatattGTACTTTTATTGGTTTGATGtacaaatttcaaatcaaatttgaaaatccaattacatttatttaaatttaaacttaCTTTTTAATTtacaacttaaattttaaaattccaaaattaaacttaaaatatcTCAAACTCGATAAATTTGATTTACAACTtaacataactttgaaataattcaaattcaaaataatttaaatctaattaaataattataactcaaaatattcaaacgtaaattgaaaataatCCAAAACCGGAACTCAAAATTTTAAAGCAAATACTGTAACCGaacaatttaaaacccaaattcatAATATGAATAAATCTGTTTATTTATGTTACAAAATGAAAAAGTTTGATGTTTATCTTTGTTTGTAAACATAATTTTAAGACTTTCTTTTCCGAACAAATACTTAATTTTTGAAGTTATACGaatatgtaaaaatatttttaaaaaatttattaacaaTAATTATAAGTGGAGTGATAAAAATCTAGTTTATAAATCTTATTATTAAAGAAAAACGAAAACACTATTTattatgatttaaaagaaaaatatattaaattttccaTTAACACCAACTCACTCAATCACTCAGAGGTTATAGTTTTTTGGTTTTATAACAAGTATAGAAGATCACAAGAAAACATCCATAAACTCTTTCCAACGGGGAAAAGAAAATGTCTATAACGTCCTCGCATGGAAACAAAAGAGAAGTGCTACAGTTCAGCCTTATTTA
This is a stretch of genomic DNA from Gossypium arboreum isolate Shixiya-1 chromosome 11, ASM2569848v2, whole genome shotgun sequence. It encodes these proteins:
- the LOC108477400 gene encoding calnexin homolog isoform X2 → MIMMGRFALLVFLAFASMQLLCIAADHDAAIFYDSFEEPFNGRWIVSEKDDYKGIWEHSESEGHDDFGLLVTEKARKYAIVKELEEPVNLRDGTTVLQYEARFQNGLECGGAYLKYLRPQEAGWKPKEFDNGSPYSIMFGPDMCGLTNKVHFILKQKNPKSGEYVEHHLIDPPRVPSDKLSHVYTAILKPDNEISILIDGEVKKKGNFLSAQDFDPPIIAAKTIPDPNEKKPEDWDDRVRIPDPNAVKPDDWDENAPMEIEDMEAVKPEGWLDDEPEEIDDPEATKPEDWDDEEDGVWEAPKIDNPKCQTAPGCGEWKRPMKRNPAFKGIWNPPLVDNPNYKGIWKPRDIPNPNYFELDKPYFDPIAAIGIEIWTMQEGILFDNILIAKDENVAKSYRDTTWKPKFVVEKEKQKAEEEAAGSDDLGGFQKVVFDVLYKFADIPFLSKYKLQILDFIEKGEKQPNLTIGVLVSIVVVILTAIFMLIFSGKKQPRVEKKTEVAADTSNDQGSSGEKPAEEEKEEEKENETGGAAPRQRRRDT
- the LOC108477400 gene encoding calnexin homolog isoform X1, which gives rise to MIMMGRFALLVFLAFASMQLLCIAADHDAAIFYDSFEEPFNGRWIVSEKDDYKGIWEHSESEGHDDFGLLVTEKARKYAIVKELEEPVNLRDGTTVLQYEARFQNGLECGGAYLKYLRPQEAGWKPKEFDNGSPYSIMFGPDMCGLTNKVHFILKQKNPKSGEYVEHHLIDPPRVPSDKLSHVYTAILKPDNEISILIDGEVKKKGNFLSAQDFDPPIIAAKTIPDPNEKKPEDWDDRVRIPDPNAVKPDDWDENAPMEIEDMEAVKPEGWLDDEPEEIDDPEATKPEDWDDEEDGVWEAPKIDNPKCQTAPGCGEWKRPMKRNPAFKGIWNPPLVDNPNYKGIWKPRDIPNPNYFELDKPYFDPIAAIGIEIWTMQEGILFDNILIAKDENVAKSYRDTTWKPKFVVEKEKQKAEEEAAGSDDLGGFQKVVFDVLYKFADIPFLSKYKLQILDFIEKGEKQPNLTIGVLVSIVVVILTAIFMLIFSGKKQQPRVEKKTEVAADTSNDQGSSGEKPAEEEKEEEKENETGGAAPRQRRRDT
- the LOC108477400 gene encoding calnexin homolog isoform X3; its protein translation is MIMMGRFALLVFLAFASMQLLCIAADHDAAIFYDSFEEPFNGRWIVSEKDDYKGIWEHSESEGHDDFGLLVTEKARKYAIVKELEEPVNLRDGTTVLQYEARFQNGLECGGAYLKYLRPQEAGWKPKEFDNGSPYSIMFGPDMCGLTNKVHFILKQKNPKSGEYVEHHLIDPPRVPSDKLSHVYTAILKPDNEISILIDGEVKKKGNFLSAQDFDPPIIAAKTIPDPNEKKPEDWDDRVRIPDPNAVKPDDWDENAPMEIEDMEAVKPEGWLDDEPEEIDDPEATKPEDWDDEEDGVWEAPKIDNPKCQTAPGCGEWKRPMKRNPAFKGIWNPPLVDNPNYKGIWKPRDIPNPNYFELDKPYFDPIAAIGIEIWTMQEGILFDNILIAKDENVAKSYRDTTWKPKFVVEKEKQKAEEEAAGSDDLGGFQVVFDVLYKFADIPFLSKYKLQILDFIEKGEKQPNLTIGVLVSIVVVILTAIFMLIFSGKKQQPRVEKKTEVAADTSNDQGSSGEKPAEEEKEEEKENETGGAAPRQRRRDT